The Akkermansia sp. RCC_12PD genome contains the following window.
GAGAGTTGCGGGATTGAGCACCAGGGTATCGGCATCCAGCTTCAAGACATAGGGGGCTTCTGTTTCCCGGAGGCTGCGCCTGTATTCGGACAGCAATCCCCGCAAACAGGTGCGACCCCGCAAGTTGCCGCCCCGCTCCCAGTGGGTAGGGCGGTATTGAATTTGCGGATGGTTCTCCAGGTCCTGCTGCATGGAAGGAGGTATGGGGTGCCGGGCATCGTCGAGAATGGTGATTGGCGATGCGGTCCACGCCCGGCGAGCTGCGGTTACGGCATAGGGCAATGTGTGGGCATTGCCCGCATAAGTAACGATATGAATATGGAGTAAGTGAGCCATAGGGATTATTGAGTGGTGACGATTCTGTTGGAGAGCACGAGATTGCCGTCTTTTAATCCGGAAAACTTGATTGTATCCATGAATTCTATGGGTGACGGTGATGATATGACACAGCGCGATGTGTTGATGCGCATCTCGTTGTCTGTAATGCTTACATATGTTGTACCCCATCTTCCATACTCCAGAGCAGGGGTTGTGATATTCACACACGTACCTACCTCGACCGTGCTTTCAGGGGTGGTAAGATAGAGTACGCCCACACCTGCCGTAATTCGGACGGCTGTTGCATGAATGTTGTCTTCACCAAACCAATATCCGTTTTGACTGACAAAACGGTTTGAAGCTACGCCATAATTGGGGACTTCTACATATCCGGATACGACAAGGAGCGAATTGCCGACGGAGACATCCAGCACATCGCCAACCTGAACATGTGGCCCATTATCCGTGGTGGAGGCAGTAAGCACCGGATTGCCCGATTCATCGCGGATATTGACCTGTCCTCGATAATGGGAGAGATCGGCACTTCCCGACGAAGAAAGCGTATTGCCAGCCATTGTAAGGTTGGAACCTAGGGAAATCATCCCTTTTGATCCTCCGATGGAACTGACGGCGTACTGTGCAATATTGTCGGCGGTGAGGGTTGTTTTGATTTTATTTTCCAGAACGGCGACACGGGCTTTCAATGTGGATATATCGCTCTTGTCATTCCATTTTTCTCTTTCTTCCATTGTAATATGGGCAGTGGCATTTTTGGCATGGTCATTAAGACCTTCCTGTGTTGCCACGGGAATTCCGCTGATAGTAATGCTGTTGTTCATGGTTTGATTTTAGTTGTGTGGAAATTGGAGAACATCAGCGCCGTCCCAGTCTTGAGGAAGAATTTGCATGATCAGTATTTGAAAACATGCATCATCCAGGGTATTTTTCATTCTTACACGAAAGTCAGACGATATCAGTTGTCTCAGAAAATTTTTTGTTATTTTCTTTAGAGTCAATGGCTCTGTCTGGATCAATCATGTTTATGTTTAAGAGTTCCTGTTGTTTGCCTGATGAAACGGGAATGTCTGTTTCCATTCCGATAAAAGGTTGGAGCCATGTAGAAAAAATATCATCCTGCCTGCTGCGTTAAGGCTGTATGGTATCATTGGCAGGTATTGCATGGCATTTTTTGTGGTGTTCGGCTTGGTGTCCATGTGAAAAAAAGTGAGTTGTTACCAACAGGAAAAGATTCATCACTGACTTGCAATAGTGGTGAAGAAGCATCCTTCTGGGAATGCATCAAGGTAGTTAAAGACGGGTTTATTCAGCTCCGACGCTTCACGCAGGATGATATTTCCCAGGAACAGGCAGAAAATTTCAATGAAGTGGTAGCCCGAGTTGCCGTTTTATCCGACGAATGGAAGGCGCTTCAAGTCTGGGCATATCTGGACCGGGTCATCAGCTCACCTGGACAGGAAGGAGAAACATTTCCGGAATCCAGGGATGCAGTTGCTCTGACCGTGGAAGCAGCCAACGTCCAGGGAGGATGGAGACTTTTCATCAGTCAGGATGATGCGGAGTTCATGATCATGGACGGGGCGGCAGTGGCGTTGTCCAACCACTTCACAACAATAAATGACAAGAAATAATCATGAATAGCCTTAATACAGTAAACGGAGTTCTGGTGGCGGCACAGAGTGACTTTGCCGGCCATGTAGAAGATAAGATGATCCATCTTGCGGAGGAGGAACGTACCGCTTGGAATGAAGCTGCTGCTATTCCGGAGGCCTCCAATACTTTCACCGGTGACAATATACATTCCGGGACTGAAACGTTCGATAGTATCGTTAACATTAATCATGATATAATAACCAATGGTAAATCTCTTAATTTATTCCTGTACCAACAGGCTTTATTATAAGGGATTTTCAAGCGAATAGAAATACAACGCTGGAGGATGTCGGCACGATGGGGGAAGTTATACAGTATAATTGCACCGGAAGTAAGCTGGCCAATACAACCACAATGAATGGGTGGAGCTCGATACCTTCACAATCTGTTGCAGATACTAGTGATGTATCTTTTTTCGCCTATAGCTCAAGATTCTCGTGGCAAACGGTACCATTTATAGCAATTTGTCTGTGCTACTCCGCGGAATCAACACTCCCGGCATGTTTTTATTTTTGTTGGGCGAGGGAGAAGGCAGTGACGAGGTGGTAGCGGACGTGTTAAGAAAATATTTTGTTAAAACTTTAACAATTAAAGATATACCGATAAGGTTGGCGTTTGTTGTCGTTACAGAAGATGGGAGACTTCGCGTCACGACGAGTGTAGAGGAGTACTATTTTCCATCAGCGCTTTATCACCTGTTTTTCGTATGTACCCATCATCCAAGAATAAAAATCGCTTTATCACTGATGGATAAAGACGGCTTCGGCAAAGACTACATGGAGACCTCGTCTGAATACGCAGGATTGCCGCCCAAGGTGTTCGACCTAGGGAATTGTTCGTACGTATCCCGGTTTGTTGGATACGCAACCTTGAAACAAGAGACCTTTGCCGGTAGCCTGATTCCGCTCATTTTACCCTTAAGAATCAACAGTAGTTACCTGATTAACAATTTAATTTCAAAAAATTCATGAAAAAAATAAAAATTCGGAAGAACATGAATATCAGTGAAAAACAAGCAGTCCTCAGAGGAAAGCAGGGCATGAAGAATGCCTATGAAAAAAACAAAACAAAAATTGGTCTGAAATGGTGGGAACGCCTTCTGTGACTAAGCTTGGCGAGGGTGTCTACAGGTGGACCAGAAATACTGATGCATGTCCATCTTTTTCTACTCCTGCGGTCTCAACATAACATTTTTCCACATTGATATGGGGCTGTATTCCTTTCTGCAAGAAAAAGCAAACCCCTCAAGTTGTAAACTTGAGGGGTTTATAATGGAGCCGCTTGTCGGATTTGAACCGACGACCGTCCGCTTACAAGGCGGGTGCTCTACCACTGAGCTAAAGCGGCGCAATGAATGGATGCGCACATGTCTACAGAAGATGTCCCTCCCTGGCAAGCCGAAAATGGGCGGCAGAGGGAGCCTTCCGTATTTTAAACGTGTCAGGCGTCAAACAGGGAGCCCTGCTCCAGGGGCGGTTCCGCGGATGAATCCGGGGCAGGGCGAGCCTGATCCTGAGGCCGGGGCTTTTCTACCGGAGCAGATACGTTTTCCGCAGGCTCCGGCACGCCGGCAGGTGCGGATGGTTCCTCTTCCGCGGTTTCGTTGCCGGCTTTTGCCGCAGGCATGATGCGGGAAACGCGTTCCACCGGATGCTTGGTGATGATGTTGCCCTGGGCGCCGCGGTTCTTGATCCGCATGTCCGCAAAATGGAAAGGTCTGATCAGGTTGCGGAGTTTCAAGACGGCTTTCAGATAAACGTTCACACTGATTTGTTCACTGTCCTGCTCCGTTTCATGCACGGAAAAGTGGAAGATGCGCGTTCCCTTCGTTCCGCGTGTCAGGGGATATTCCTTGTCTCTGGTGAACCCGCCTATCCGGAAGCGCTTGGCATAAACGGGGCCGTCTTTTCCATCCCGGTAAATCAGGTTGAAGACAGGGTCGTCACCCTTTTTGATGATGGAAATATAGAGGGGGTTCTTTCCGGCGAAGAATTTGTCCTGAATGCGCACGATTTTCAGGACGCCTGCATTGTCTACAATCAGGACGTCGTCCAGCGTGGAGCACTTGCACACGGGATTTCCCTTCTTGACGCCGAAACCGGCAAAACCTTCTTCGTCAATATACAATGTTTCATTGGCCACGGCTACCTGGGCCCGGTTCACGGAGCCGAAGGAGGAGATTTCCGTCTTCCGGGGATAGGCCGCTCCGTATTTTTTGCGGAGGGATTCAAACCAGCGGATAGTGAATCTGGTAAGCTGGTTAAGGTTTTTCTGCGTCTGGTCGATGTCGGCCTCCAGCTGCTGAATGTGCTGGTCGGCCTTGAAGGCGTCGAATTTGGAGATGCGCTTGATTTTGATTTCCGTCAGCCGGATCAGGTCGTCCCTGGTAATGGGACTGCGCAGTTTCCTGGCGAAGGGCCGGAGTTCCCTGTCAATGGTATCCAGCACTTTCTCCCATGTCTCACAGTCCTCAATAGTCAGGTAAATGCGGTTTTCAATAAAAATCTTTTCCAGACTGGCCTGATGCCATGCCGCATTAAGTTCCTGAAGGCGTATTTCCTGTTCCTGCCGCAGTGTTTCCTTGGTAGCATCCGTGTTGTAGCGCAGGATATCGCTGATGCGCATGAACCGGGGCTTGTCTTCCACAATGACGCACGCATTGGGAGAGACGCTGACCTCACACGCGGAGAAAGCGAACAGCGCCTTTTTGGTCTGTTCCGGATCAACTCCGGCGGGCAGGTGAATCAGAATATCCACATGCTGGGCCGTATTGTCTTCAATGCGGGCTATTTTGATTTTCCCCTTTTCCGCGGCGGAAACGATGCTGTCAATCAGGATTTCCGTGGTGACGCCGAACGGGATTTCCGTGATGCGGAGAAGTTTTTTTGATTCTGTAAGAATGCGTGCCCGTATCCGTACCCGGCCCGTGCCGCGCTCCCCGTCGCGGTAATTGGTGGCGTCCATGATTCCCCCCGTGGGAAAATCCGGCAGAAGTTGGAATTCCTGTCCCCGCAGGTGGGCGATGGAAGCGTCAATCAATTCGTTGAAATTGTGGGGCAGAATTTTGCTGGAAAGGCCCACGGCAATACCTTCCGCACCCTGCGCGAGCAGAAGAGGGAATTTGACGGGCAGGCTCACGGGTTCCTTGTTTCTGCCGTCATAGGAAAGCTGCCATTCCGTGACCTTGGGGCTGAACACCACGTCGCGGGCAAAGGGCGTGAACCGGGCTTCAATGTACCGGGAAGCCGCCGCAGGGTCTCCCGTCAGAATGTTTCCCCAGTTTCCCTGGGTGTCGATGAGCAGGTTCTTCTGGCCCAGGCCTACCAGGGCGTCCGCGATGGACCTGTCCCCGTGCGGGTGGAATTTCATCGTATCGCCGACGATGTTGGCCACTTTGTTGTAGCGCCCGTCATCCAGCCGGTCCATGGCATGCAGGATGCGGCGCTGGACGGGTTTGAATCCGTCATTGATTTTTGGCACGGCCCGTTCCAGAATAACGTAGGAGGCGTAATCCAGAAAGTAGTCGGCATACATGCCTTCCACGGACTGGCTCGCTGGTGCGATGTGGGCGGGTTGAGTCACGGCGAGGAATATTAAAGGATTTGTCCTGGAGGGGCAAGTGCGATCTCCGTAAAGAAAAATAACCGGCCTTCCTGAAAGAAGGGCCGGTTATCGGTAGGATTAAATTGATGTAAAAGTTCAGGCTGATTTGGATGTAATCTTGTTCCTGAGGTCGTCTGCTTCAGCGCGGAGGGATTCAAGCTTGGCGGTTTGAGCTTCAAGTTCAGCTATTTCTTCCAGAACGGCTGCCAAGCGGCGCAAATCTGCAGGCTGTGCGGAAGAGAGGGGCTGGCTCTTGGCAACAGGAGCATTTTTGGTGCCGGGTTTGCGGCCTCTCTTCACCTTGGAGGCTTTAATCCAGCTGGAGATAGTGACCGTGCTGATGCCGAATTTTGCGGCGGCTTCCTTTTGGGCACCTCTTTTATTTTGCGTTTTCCGTTCGGCGATAAAATCAAGAACGGCCTGCTTTTCCTCAGGCGTATAACGCCTACGGTTTTTTGTATTGTTGGAGTTCATGGTATGACGAGTGGCATATATTTAATAAATGCAGCCTTTGCGATCAAGGAAAAATAATATGTTTTTTGACATAATTTAAAAGACTGTTTGAAAAATTAAAGGATGATGTACGATTCAATCATGGTTTTCACATTTCCAGCCTTGTTTGTAACTAAAAAAATTAATGGTTCTTAATGTATCCATGAAAAAAATCTTGTTGATTGCACGGTTTTTCCCGGGCGGATATTTTTGGTCCGCTTCATGGTTTGTCGGCCCTGGAGAACCCGTGCATCCATGCTTCCGGAGGGCGTTTCAATGAATGTAACGGGGGGCGTTGGTTACGGATTTTGAGGTTGCAGGGCCAGGGCGGATCATGTAAATTCAACCCAATCTCTCAGTATTTCCATTCCAATTATGACTGATCAGCCCGAATCTCAGCCGTCTCCTCAGGCGCCCATGCGCCGCCGTTTGGTGACGGCCGCACCTGCAGCACAACCCAAAGTGAAATTCGCATCTCCCGCTGCGGAAGGCGTGGAAGTGGCCAAGCCGCGTTTTCTGACTCCGGAATTGCAGGCCAAACTGGCCCGGGAGCAGGAAGAAGCTGCGCGCCGTGCCGCGGAGCAGGCGGAAGCGGACAGGATAGCTGCGGAAAAAGTCGCTGCTGAACAGGAGGCCGCACGTATTGCCGCAGAAAAAGAAGCTGCCAGAATGGCAGCGGAAAAGGAAGCCGCCAGAGTCAAGGCGGAGCAGGAGGCTGCAGAGGCCGCGCGTATGGCAGCGGAAAAGGAGGCTGCCCGTTTGGCGGCGGAAGAGGAACGGGCCACGCTGGCAGCTGAACAGGCAAAACAGGAAGAAGCTTCCAAGCCCCTGGCTGATCTTTCGGTGGATGCCCAGATACAGGATGCCCTTGCAAAGGTGGCGGAAGCCCAGAAGGCCCTTGCAGAAGCCCAGGCTGTGGCTTTGGCTCAGGCTGCCGGAGCGGCAAAGCCTAATATGGGAGTTACGGAATCCCGGGAGTCTGCCCCGGTCCCGGCAGCCGGAAGCGTTCCCAAACTGAAAGTTTTAAAAACACCTTCCGCCTCCGTTGAAACGTCGGAGACGCCCGCACCCGCCGCTCCGGATGCGGGAGCTCTTCCCAAGCTGAAGGTTTTAAAATCATCCGTGGCCTCTCCTCCGGCTTCTTCCGCCGTGGCCGCTCCGGCCTCTCGTCCGGTTCCGGCGGCGTCCGCGGCGCCTTCTCCCGGGACGCCCCTGCCGGGAGGAGGCATGCAGCCCCCTGCCGAAGGAGAAAACGCCAGGGAAATGGCTGCCTCCGTGGACAAGTCCAAATCCCTGCTTCGCGGGATCGTCTACGGCGTGTGCGCCCTGGTTCTGATGGCTGGCGGCGTGGGGATTTACGCCTGGCAGACCAACGCCAAGAAGGATCAGGTAGAAGGTGAAAACGCCCAGTTGAACAAATTGGTGATGGAAGGCGCCAAGCTGGGGCGCAGCCGCCTGTTTGACTCCAGGAACCTCGGACGCGTGCCGGATGTGAAAGTCGTTCCCAATGAAGAGGACGCCGCACTGCTTCTGGATAACGTGAGAGGCGTGAAGGGGCACCGGGACAACTGGCCCGGTGCGGCGCATCTGGTTTCCATCATGGCCCAGATGGATGACAACATTGCTCGGCAGGTGGTCGGGGACATGAAGAAAAACGTCCGCGACTACAGCAAGGAGAAATACGCCATGATGGTGACGCTGCTGGCCAAGTCCTCCAGCCCGGTCATGCGCGAGTTGCTCAAGGATTTGTACGACTCCATCAGCGACAGCAAGAACAAGAAGGTGCAGGACAAGCAGGCCGTGGTGCTCCAGTACATGCGCTTTTCCATGAAGCTGGACGACCTGGATGACGTCATGAAAATTCTGCAGCAGAAAAACGTTTCTTCAGACTTGGTCTCTTCCGCATTCCGTACGGCGCGCTATCTTATTGACGAGGCTCCGGAAGCCAAGCGCGTCGGGCTCTCCTCCAAGCTGCTGCGGTACCAGCAGGGCATGCCGGAGGAAAATCTCAAGATCCTTTACAGGCTTCTTGCCCGTACCGGAGACCCCAAGGTGCTGGACATGATGGAAAAAAGCTACAAGGAGGACCCCAAGAAGGCTCTGGTCATTGTCACGGCCTGGGGGGACTGGAATACGGACGATGCCGTTCCCTATCTGTTCCGGGCATGGAAGGATGAGTCCCTGCACTCCCGCGTGCGCTCCCAGGCGCATGACTCCATTCTCCGCGTGCTGTCCGTGGACCGTGATCGCGACGACAACGCCACCATCAAGTTGTTCGAACCCCTGATTGCGGACGCCAAGACGAGCGATCGCCGCCGTTTCCTGGTTTCCGCGTTTAAGAGGCTGAGCAACAGGCCTTATGTCATTCGGCTGCTCGGCCGCATCAAACAGACGGCGGAAGAAAACAGCAATAAACTGGATTCCCGGCTGCGCTCTGCGGAAGAAGCCCTGATGAAGGCGGAGGCCAAATACAAGAATAATCCCAACGATGCGGCGGCCAAGGCTGATTATGAAGCCAAGAATAACGCGGCTAATGATTTGGCCAATGAAAAGGCCGGTGAGGACAATGTCATTGCAGATGTAGAAAAGGCTCTGGAGAAAATCAAGAAGACGCCCGCTCCCGTCAAGCGCGCCGGCAAGGCGAAGGACGACGATGACGAGTCTTCCGTAATCAAGACAATGTAGATCCAGTTTAAGACTGGTTTGGGAACCGGAAGGAAGCCTCCTTCCGGTTCTTTTTTTCTCTTTTCCCGTGATTTGTTTCAGGAAACTCTTGTGAAAATTGCCCGTCGCGTGCCCGTTCCGTTTTTCTTCCGTCTGAGGCAGCCTGGAATCCGGAAATAAAGCTTGGACAGGGGCCGCTTTTCCTGTTCGTCCAGAGTGATGACGTTTGTTGCGGCTGGCGATGGGCAACCCCGGAAAAACCGGGTGTTCCGCGGAAGAAGACGGGAATTGTTTTTACAGAAAGCACCGGGGTTACATCAGCAATCCCGCCTGATAGACGACGGTAGCCGCCACAAAGCCCATCAGCGTGAGCCCAGTGAATTGAGCCAGGGCGAACCACCAGGTGCCGGCTTCGCGCTTGGCAACGGTTACGGTTCCTATGCAGGGCAGGGCAATCAGGCAGAAAATCATGATGCTGATGCCCTGCAGCGGGGTATAGCTGGCTTTCAGCCGGGCGTTCAGGGTTTGCTGGGCTTCCGCACCGGAATCTCCGTCCTGCACGGCGTAGAGAATCCCCATTTGCGTGACGAAAATCTCCTTGGCCGCGAAGGCTCCCAAAAGTGCGGAATTCACTTTCCAGTCAAATCCCGCCACCCTGGTGACGGGTTCCATCCAGTGGCCTATTTGTCCGGCATAGGAATGCTCCATGGCTGCGGCCGCATTTTCCACAGTCCCCTCTTCCGGCCTGGGATATGTATTCAGGAACCACAGGATGATGGAAGCCCCGAGAATGAAGGTGCCCGCTTTCCTTACGTACATGAAGGCGCGCGACCACATGAGCAGGCCTACTTTCCGCAGGGAGGGGATGCGCAGCTTTTTCAAGCGATGGGGTGAGTCCCTCTGCACGGTCTTGAAAAAGGTGTTTTTCAGTAGCCGGGCGCATAAAAGGGCCAGCAGGATGCCGGCGGCATAAATTCCAAATAGGACAGTGGCCTGCAGATGGGAAGGAAAGAGGGCGGAAACGAACATCATGTAGATGGGAAGCCGTCCCGCGCAGCTCATCATGGGAAGTATGGCGATGGTGACAAGGCGGTCATTGCGCCCCTCAATTCTTCTGGTGGAGAGAATGGCGGGAACCGAACATCCGAACCCAAGCAAAAGGGGGGCGAAGCTGCTGCCGTTCAGCCCCATGATTTTCATGATGCGGCTCATGAGGCGCGAGACCCTCATCATGTAGCCGCTGTTTTCCAGCACCGTAATGGCGCCGAACAGAAGAACCACATTGGGCAGGAAGGCCAGGACGCCGCCCACGCCTCCTACGACACCCTCTCCCAGCAGGGACTGCAAACCGGGCCACGGTTCCAGCAAGCGGCAGGCCCAGATGCTGAACATCTGTGTTCCCGTTTGGACCAGCCTGACGAGAGGGTCGCCGATGGCAAAGCTCAAAAAGAAAATGAGATAAACGAGGCCCAGGAAAATGAGCGCCCCCCATACCTTGTGCATCAGTATGGCGTCCAGTCTTGCTCTCCACATGTTGTCCCGGACGTCTTCCTCCCCTTCCATAAATTACGGGGGTAACTTAGAGCCTCCTAAGTTGACAGGCAAGCATAAAAATCCGGAACGGAGTCGGACACTGGGACGGCGGCAGGCAATTCCGCAGGAATCAGCGGCGTGTGGCGCCAGCCAGCCCCTGGATGAAAAGAACGGCCGCCGTACAACAAAAGATGATGGTAGGCAGCCACTGCAGCATGTACAGAGGGTCCGTAGAGTCATTGCCGTAGGAAGGGAAGATAAAGGCAAGAACCAGGCAGGCCGTGGACAGCAGCCACGCCATCCAAGATGCGGCGGGGACGGTTCTGCCCGTTTTTCCGGCGGGCAATTGCTTGAGGATTTCTTCAACAGGCCTTCGCGTGTCCGGGTTTCGGTCGGAAGCGGGCGGAACGTTTTTTCTTTTGACGGGAGGCAGCGGAGCCGTCTTTTTTGCCGGGAGTTCCGGCCCCGACAGGGAAGCGGAAGTGGGGGCTTCCCCGAAGGGAAGCCCCGTTTTTACGTAAATCAACGCTCCACATGAGGCACAGTGCATGCCGGTTTTCGCGTCCAGATCGTCCGGGTGGGCGTATCCGTGCCCGCACAGGGCGCATGTAGCGGATTCTTTCATGATTCAGGCTGAAGGGCTGTTAGTCGTCCAGCGGAAGCAGATCCACCAGGTCGGCCTTGGTTTCCGGTCTTTGGCGGATTTCCTGCAGCTTGGCTTTCATCTGCTCGCAGATGTCCGGATGCTGCTCGGCCAGATTGTTGAGTTCCTTTGGGTCCTTTTCCAGGTCAAACAGGCTGCCGCCTTTCGGGGACTTGCTCATTTTCGCTCCCAGTCCGTTGAGCCCGTCGCGGATGGCTACGCCGGCGGGAATGAACTTCCATTTGCCGTGGCGGATGGCCAGCGCCTTGCCGGTGCTGTTGATGACGTGGTAATCGCGGCCCTTGGCGGATTTGCCCAGCAGGGCGGGCATCACGTTTTCAGAGTCGCGGAAGGAATTGGACTTGCCGGGTTCCAGGAGCTGTTCCAGG
Protein-coding sequences here:
- a CDS encoding DNA gyrase/topoisomerase IV subunit A; the encoded protein is MTQPAHIAPASQSVEGMYADYFLDYASYVILERAVPKINDGFKPVQRRILHAMDRLDDGRYNKVANIVGDTMKFHPHGDRSIADALVGLGQKNLLIDTQGNWGNILTGDPAAASRYIEARFTPFARDVVFSPKVTEWQLSYDGRNKEPVSLPVKFPLLLAQGAEGIAVGLSSKILPHNFNELIDASIAHLRGQEFQLLPDFPTGGIMDATNYRDGERGTGRVRIRARILTESKKLLRITEIPFGVTTEILIDSIVSAAEKGKIKIARIEDNTAQHVDILIHLPAGVDPEQTKKALFAFSACEVSVSPNACVIVEDKPRFMRISDILRYNTDATKETLRQEQEIRLQELNAAWHQASLEKIFIENRIYLTIEDCETWEKVLDTIDRELRPFARKLRSPITRDDLIRLTEIKIKRISKFDAFKADQHIQQLEADIDQTQKNLNQLTRFTIRWFESLRKKYGAAYPRKTEISSFGSVNRAQVAVANETLYIDEEGFAGFGVKKGNPVCKCSTLDDVLIVDNAGVLKIVRIQDKFFAGKNPLYISIIKKGDDPVFNLIYRDGKDGPVYAKRFRIGGFTRDKEYPLTRGTKGTRIFHFSVHETEQDSEQISVNVYLKAVLKLRNLIRPFHFADMRIKNRGAQGNIITKHPVERVSRIMPAAKAGNETAEEEPSAPAGVPEPAENVSAPVEKPRPQDQARPAPDSSAEPPLEQGSLFDA
- a CDS encoding ferrous iron transporter B, which translates into the protein MWRARLDAILMHKVWGALIFLGLVYLIFFLSFAIGDPLVRLVQTGTQMFSIWACRLLEPWPGLQSLLGEGVVGGVGGVLAFLPNVVLLFGAITVLENSGYMMRVSRLMSRIMKIMGLNGSSFAPLLLGFGCSVPAILSTRRIEGRNDRLVTIAILPMMSCAGRLPIYMMFVSALFPSHLQATVLFGIYAAGILLALLCARLLKNTFFKTVQRDSPHRLKKLRIPSLRKVGLLMWSRAFMYVRKAGTFILGASIILWFLNTYPRPEEGTVENAAAAMEHSYAGQIGHWMEPVTRVAGFDWKVNSALLGAFAAKEIFVTQMGILYAVQDGDSGAEAQQTLNARLKASYTPLQGISIMIFCLIALPCIGTVTVAKREAGTWWFALAQFTGLTLMGFVAATVVYQAGLLM